A genomic segment from Thermostichus lividus PCC 6715 encodes:
- a CDS encoding pentapeptide repeat-containing protein yields MIGKPIAMASREWLYGCLRAGRHHWNQWRQSYPQLSVDLSEVNLTGLDLGGYDLRGCNFSHSVLRLVNLRRATLCYANFYGADLHAANLEEADCTGALFYRAVGDRSTCQRAILRLVNLQQAQFQHADLAWAILEQADCRGANFRDADLSFAQATAADFKGGQLVAASLNDATLRFAQLDYASLEGVYAYRCNFQGASLTYAGLTKGYFARALFVNANLSHAVCRWANFRHANLQGSCCDQTDFDHSSYYGDC; encoded by the coding sequence ATGATCGGTAAGCCGATAGCAATGGCATCAAGGGAGTGGCTGTACGGTTGCCTGCGGGCGGGTCGCCACCATTGGAATCAGTGGCGGCAGTCCTATCCCCAGCTTAGCGTTGATCTGAGTGAGGTGAATCTCACGGGGTTAGATTTAGGCGGCTATGATCTGCGGGGGTGTAACTTTAGCCATAGTGTACTGCGCTTGGTTAACCTGCGGCGGGCAACTCTTTGCTACGCCAATTTCTATGGCGCAGACTTACACGCGGCAAATCTAGAAGAGGCAGACTGTACGGGGGCGTTGTTTTACCGAGCCGTGGGCGATCGCAGCACCTGTCAGCGGGCCATTCTGCGCTTGGTCAATTTGCAACAGGCACAGTTTCAGCACGCCGACTTGGCATGGGCTATTCTCGAGCAAGCGGACTGCCGTGGAGCCAATTTTCGGGATGCGGATCTCAGTTTTGCCCAAGCGACCGCAGCGGACTTCAAAGGTGGGCAACTGGTGGCTGCGAGCCTCAACGATGCCACCTTGCGTTTTGCCCAACTTGACTATGCCTCCCTTGAAGGCGTGTATGCCTATCGCTGTAACTTTCAGGGAGCCAGCCTCACCTATGCAGGGCTAACCAAGGGGTATTTTGCCAGAGCACTGTTTGTGAATGCCAATCTTAGCCATGCTGTTTGCCGCTGGGCCAATTTTCGCCATGCC
- a CDS encoding LysR family transcriptional regulator translates to MKQATLHQLKVFEVTARHGSFTRAAEELFLTQPTVSIQMKQLTRAVGMPLFEQVGKRLYLTEAGKELLATCQDIFERLDRFEMAVANLKGLKQGHLRLCVITTAKYVIPRLLGPFCQRYPGIDVALTVTNHEQVVERIRGNMDDLYIPSYPPDNVDVECHPFLDNPLVVVAPSQHRLSQRHGISIHELEGEPFIMREQGSGTRQAVEKLFAQHGVSINIRLELGSNESIKQAIAGGLGISVLSHHCLALDRESSQLTILDVEHFPIQRHWHIVYPAGKQLSVVAQAFFDYVSTEGREMIESSLSYPPLPQTTKELNPV, encoded by the coding sequence TTGAAACAGGCAACCCTACATCAGCTTAAGGTGTTTGAGGTCACTGCTCGCCACGGAAGTTTTACTCGCGCTGCGGAGGAACTTTTTCTGACCCAGCCCACGGTTTCAATTCAGATGAAGCAGTTGACCCGTGCTGTCGGTATGCCCTTGTTTGAGCAGGTGGGTAAACGCCTTTACCTCACGGAAGCGGGTAAGGAACTGTTAGCCACCTGCCAAGACATCTTTGAGCGCTTAGATCGCTTTGAAATGGCGGTTGCCAACCTCAAGGGGTTGAAGCAGGGGCACCTGCGCCTCTGTGTCATTACCACAGCCAAATATGTCATCCCCCGCTTGCTGGGGCCATTTTGCCAGCGCTATCCGGGGATTGACGTTGCCCTGACGGTCACGAACCACGAACAGGTGGTAGAGCGTATTCGTGGGAATATGGATGATCTCTATATTCCCAGCTATCCTCCCGACAACGTCGATGTAGAGTGTCACCCTTTTTTAGATAATCCTTTAGTGGTGGTTGCCCCCAGCCAACACCGCCTGAGTCAGCGCCATGGCATTTCCATCCACGAGCTTGAAGGCGAACCGTTTATTATGCGCGAGCAAGGGTCGGGGACGCGCCAAGCGGTGGAAAAACTCTTTGCCCAGCACGGAGTGTCGATCAATATCCGCTTGGAACTGGGCAGTAATGAGTCTATTAAACAGGCGATCGCCGGGGGATTAGGAATTTCGGTGTTGTCCCATCACTGCCTTGCCCTTGACCGTGAGTCCAGTCAGTTGACTATTCTTGATGTTGAACACTTTCCGATTCAACGCCACTGGCACATTGTCTATCCAGCTGGGAAACAGCTTTCAGTGGTTGCCCAAGCCTTTTTTGACTACGTTTCTACGGAAGGGCGCGAGATGATTGAGTCTAGTTTGAGTTATCCACCACTGCCCCAAACGACGAAGGAACTCAACCCTGTCTAG
- a CDS encoding alpha/beta hydrolase, protein MAALRYRCAPDPPTTADRTLLLLHGWGANAADLLPLASVLAPTYQAYAADAPFPHPYVTEGRMWYDLSQHDGASESLLLDDRATDLATSEAMLSQWFEELPIDLSRTILAGFSQGGALTLSLGLQFPFAGLIVFSGYLVRPPHRDRPVHLY, encoded by the coding sequence ATGGCTGCCCTGCGCTACCGTTGTGCGCCTGATCCGCCAACAACGGCCGATCGCACCCTATTATTGCTCCACGGCTGGGGTGCCAATGCCGCAGACCTGTTACCCCTTGCCTCTGTGCTCGCCCCCACCTATCAAGCCTATGCGGCGGACGCTCCCTTTCCCCACCCCTACGTTACGGAGGGGCGGATGTGGTACGACCTCAGTCAGCACGACGGTGCCTCGGAGTCCTTGCTACTCGACGATCGGGCAACGGATTTAGCCACTAGTGAAGCAATGCTCTCACAGTGGTTTGAGGAACTGCCCATTGACCTCAGCCGCACAATTCTGGCCGGGTTTTCCCAGGGGGGTGCCCTCACCCTTTCACTGGGGTTACAGTTCCCCTTTGCCGGCTTAATTGTCTTTAGTGGCTATCTTGTGCGCCCCCCACACCGCGATCGCCCTGTCCACCTGTACTGA
- a CDS encoding alpha/beta hydrolase, which yields MIHGTADPVVPFAIAQASYRHLAAANVPVRFHPLPMGHEINPAAIALAQSFIGVMWAG from the coding sequence ATGATTCATGGCACTGCGGATCCGGTGGTACCCTTTGCCATCGCCCAAGCCAGTTACCGCCACTTAGCCGCTGCCAATGTTCCGGTTCGCTTCCATCCCCTCCCCATGGGTCACGAGATTAATCCGGCGGCGATCGCCCTCGCCCAAAGCTTTATAGGAGTGATGTGGGCGGGCTAA
- the petD gene encoding cytochrome b6-f complex subunit IV translates to MAKVLKKPDLANPALRAKLKKGMGHNYYGEPAWPNDLLYIFPVVIMGTIALIIGLAVMDPAMIGEPADPFATPLEILPEWYLYPTFQIFRVVPNKLLGVLMNATIPLGLMLIPFIESINKFQNPFRRPVAMTVFLFGTVVTLWLGIGAAFPLDKSLTLGLF, encoded by the coding sequence ATGGCAAAAGTTTTGAAAAAGCCTGATTTAGCAAATCCGGCATTACGGGCAAAGCTCAAAAAAGGTATGGGCCATAACTACTATGGCGAGCCTGCGTGGCCCAATGATCTGTTGTACATTTTCCCTGTTGTGATCATGGGCACGATCGCCTTGATAATTGGTTTGGCAGTGATGGATCCCGCCATGATCGGTGAACCTGCGGATCCCTTTGCAACGCCGTTGGAGATTTTGCCAGAGTGGTATCTCTATCCAACGTTCCAAATTTTCCGTGTTGTCCCTAACAAGCTGTTGGGGGTGCTCATGAATGCGACGATTCCGCTGGGGCTAATGCTGATTCCTTTCATAGAGAGCATTAACAAGTTCCAGAACCCCTTTCGTCGGCCAGTGGCGATGACAGTGTTTCTGTTTGGCACGGTCGTGACCCTTTGGCTGGGCATTGGTGCTGCTTTCCCCCTAGATAAGTCTCTAACCTTGGGTCTGTTTTAG
- the petB gene encoding cytochrome b6, translating to MNKVYDWFEERLEIQAIADDISSKYVPPHVNIFYCLGGITLTCFLVQFATGFAMTFYYKPTVAEAFTSVQYIMNEVNFGWLIRSIHKWSASMMVLMMILHVFRVYLTGGFKKPRELTWVTGVVLAVITVSFGVTGYSLPWDQVGYWAVKIVSGIPAAIPVVGDQLVELMRGGESVGQATLTRFYSLHTFVLPWSIAVFMLMHFLMIRKQGISGPL from the coding sequence ATGAATAAAGTTTACGACTGGTTTGAGGAACGCCTCGAAATTCAGGCGATCGCCGATGACATCAGCAGTAAATACGTTCCACCTCATGTCAACATTTTTTACTGTCTTGGTGGCATTACGCTGACCTGTTTCTTGGTGCAGTTTGCGACGGGCTTTGCGATGACCTTTTATTACAAGCCCACCGTCGCTGAAGCATTTACCTCAGTGCAGTACATCATGAATGAGGTGAATTTTGGCTGGTTGATTCGCTCGATCCACAAGTGGTCCGCCAGCATGATGGTGTTGATGATGATTCTGCACGTCTTCCGAGTGTATTTGACCGGTGGCTTTAAGAAGCCCCGTGAACTGACCTGGGTAACAGGCGTAGTTTTAGCGGTGATCACCGTCAGTTTTGGGGTGACTGGCTATTCGTTACCTTGGGATCAAGTGGGCTATTGGGCGGTAAAAATTGTTTCCGGTATTCCAGCAGCCATCCCCGTGGTCGGCGACCAATTGGTAGAGCTGATGCGTGGCGGTGAAAGCGTTGGCCAAGCCACCTTAACTCGCTTCTACAGCCTACACACCTTTGTGTTACCTTGGTCGATCGCTGTTTTTATGCTCATGCACTTCCTGATGATTCGGAAGCAGGGCATTTCTGGCCCCCTCTAA
- a CDS encoding ABC transporter substrate-binding protein, which translates to MAQPQSWAWIKIVAGVLLLLGVGACENTNTTTGSASDGLRIGSLLPSTGDLASVGTPIAETVPLLVETVNACGGVNGQPVTLIAADDQSSPASGAEAMTKLVEIDRVAGVVGSFGSSVSNAAADIATRGQVMLVSPGSTSTLLTERAKKGDFNGYWARTAPPDNYQAQALAQLAKDQGFKRVSTVVINNDYGRSFEQEFTRAFKALGGTVVNEARPTRYDERSTTFTTEAAAAFAGNPDAVVAILYPETGSLLLKSAFEQGLTQNVAILLTDGVKSDSFPEQVGRTPDGTYIIAGAKGTVPGADGQALAALQELWRTKKGGELPAFAAQAWDAAALLVLAAQAAKANTGEGIRSKLREVANGPGEEVDDVCKALALLREGKEINYQGASGNVDIDENGDVVGVYDIWQVTKDGKLEVIGKVNPKP; encoded by the coding sequence ATGGCTCAACCGCAATCGTGGGCATGGATCAAAATTGTTGCCGGTGTGCTCCTTCTTCTTGGGGTCGGTGCCTGTGAAAATACGAACACAACGACTGGTTCTGCAAGTGATGGCCTGCGCATTGGTTCGCTACTGCCCTCAACCGGAGACTTGGCCTCCGTAGGTACCCCTATTGCCGAGACAGTTCCGCTGCTGGTGGAAACCGTTAATGCCTGTGGCGGTGTCAATGGCCAACCGGTAACGTTGATTGCGGCTGACGATCAGTCGAGCCCAGCGTCGGGCGCAGAGGCTATGACAAAACTGGTAGAAATTGATCGTGTTGCTGGTGTGGTTGGCTCCTTTGGTAGTAGTGTCTCTAATGCTGCTGCGGACATTGCCACCCGTGGGCAAGTAATGCTAGTGTCGCCAGGTAGTACCAGCACCTTACTGACCGAGCGCGCCAAAAAAGGAGACTTTAATGGTTACTGGGCACGCACTGCGCCGCCTGATAACTATCAAGCTCAAGCCTTGGCGCAGCTAGCGAAAGATCAGGGGTTCAAGCGGGTTTCTACGGTCGTTATCAACAATGACTATGGCCGCAGCTTTGAGCAGGAATTTACCCGCGCGTTCAAGGCGCTGGGGGGCACTGTGGTCAATGAAGCCCGTCCTACCCGCTATGATGAGCGCTCAACCACCTTCACTACAGAAGCAGCCGCTGCCTTTGCTGGCAACCCTGATGCTGTTGTCGCTATTTTATATCCGGAGACGGGTAGCCTACTTCTCAAGTCAGCCTTTGAGCAAGGACTCACCCAAAATGTGGCTATTTTGCTCACGGATGGGGTGAAATCTGACAGTTTTCCAGAACAGGTGGGGCGCACTCCCGATGGCACGTATATTATTGCTGGAGCCAAGGGCACTGTGCCCGGTGCTGATGGCCAAGCCTTAGCTGCCTTGCAAGAACTCTGGCGTACCAAAAAAGGGGGAGAGTTACCTGCCTTTGCCGCTCAAGCGTGGGATGCTGCCGCCTTACTTGTTCTGGCGGCTCAGGCCGCTAAAGCCAATACCGGCGAAGGGATTCGCTCTAAGTTGCGGGAGGTCGCTAACGGCCCAGGGGAAGAGGTGGATGATGTTTGTAAAGCCCTAGCCCTGCTGCGGGAGGGCAAGGAAATCAACTACCAAGGGGCGAGTGGTAATGTGGATATTGATGAAAACGGCGATGTGGTTGGGGTCTATGACATTTGGCAGGTGACGAAGGACGGTAAATTAGAAGTGATTGGTAAAGTTAACCCCAAACCCTAG
- a CDS encoding YajQ family cyclic di-GMP-binding protein — MASTFSFDVVSDFDWQELVNAVDQTEREIKTRYDLKDTKTTVELTKEGLTIQTDSEFTLTAVHTILQQKAAKRQLSLKIFDYGAVETASGSRVKQVIQLRRGINPELAKEISKLIRTEFKKVQASIQGDTLRVTAKSKDDLQAVIQRLKGADYPVPLQFTNYR, encoded by the coding sequence ATGGCAAGTACGTTTTCCTTTGATGTTGTGAGTGATTTTGACTGGCAAGAGTTGGTCAATGCCGTTGATCAAACGGAACGAGAAATTAAGACTCGCTACGATCTTAAAGACACCAAAACGACGGTGGAACTGACCAAGGAGGGGCTGACTATTCAAACTGATAGTGAGTTTACGCTCACAGCAGTGCATACAATCTTGCAGCAGAAGGCTGCCAAACGGCAACTTTCTCTAAAAATATTTGACTATGGTGCGGTGGAGACGGCTAGCGGTAGCCGTGTCAAGCAAGTCATTCAATTGCGTAGGGGTATTAATCCTGAGCTGGCGAAGGAAATTAGTAAGCTCATTCGGACTGAGTTTAAGAAGGTGCAAGCCTCAATTCAAGGAGATACCCTAAGGGTTACAGCTAAATCTAAGGATGACTTGCAAGCGGTAATTCAACGCTTAAAGGGGGCAGACTATCCGGTGCCATTACAATTTACGAACTACCGTTAG
- a CDS encoding DUF2854 domain-containing protein, with protein sequence MLGSFSLGTVGLLVGSLLTVVGVVAYATGNATLNLAGFFYGVPLLLGGLALKAAELKPVPYRELPTAEVIAARSQATPTQTQIRKDVTRYRYGQEAHLDSTLASLGLSPSEDERPVLVAIAEALRNGAYTLILEFDSPAVPLEVWQSKQLKMETFFGPGVAVAIEALGDNRVQVALIRHSVVTGVTVQQDS encoded by the coding sequence ATGCTAGGTTCATTTTCCTTGGGCACCGTTGGCTTACTTGTTGGTTCGCTGCTGACAGTGGTGGGGGTCGTTGCCTATGCAACTGGGAATGCCACTCTCAATCTCGCTGGGTTCTTTTATGGTGTGCCGTTGCTATTGGGGGGGCTGGCACTGAAGGCTGCAGAACTTAAACCTGTCCCCTACCGTGAGCTACCGACGGCTGAGGTAATTGCTGCGCGATCGCAGGCAACGCCAACACAAACACAAATTCGCAAGGATGTGACTCGCTATCGCTATGGCCAAGAGGCACATCTAGACAGTACGTTGGCTAGTTTGGGACTGAGTCCGTCGGAGGATGAGCGTCCAGTTTTGGTGGCGATCGCGGAAGCCTTGAGAAATGGAGCCTACACCTTAATTTTAGAGTTTGATTCGCCGGCGGTTCCCCTTGAGGTCTGGCAGTCTAAGCAACTGAAAATGGAAACATTCTTTGGTCCTGGGGTTGCTGTAGCCATTGAAGCGTTAGGAGACAACCGAGTGCAAGTGGCGCTGATCCGGCACTCGGTGGTAACAGGTGTTACAGTTCAGCAAGATTCCTAG
- the dnaJ gene encoding molecular chaperone DnaJ codes for MARDFYEILGVSRSADAEELKRAYRRLARKYHPDVNKEAGAEETFKEINRAYEVLSDPQARANYDRFGEAGVTGAAGFSDFGVGDMGGFADIFETFFGGFGTGVGTTGRRRPGPTRGDDLRYDLRLDFREAIFGGEKEIRVNHLETCQACKGSGAKPGTRPVTCSTCNGVGQVRRSTRTPFGSFTQLSTCPTCGGSGSMVEDRCEACGGQGHIQVSKKLKITIPAGVDTGTRLRVSGEGDAGQRGGPAGDLYVYLFVEPDPEFQRDGNNILSRLKISYLQAILGCRVMVSTVDGEAELTIPAGTQPGTVLTLEGHGVPRVGNPVARGDHLITIEVEIPTRISHEERELLEKLAKIRGERLGKGGLENFLGGLFGG; via the coding sequence ATGGCTCGTGATTTCTATGAGATATTGGGTGTCTCGCGTTCTGCCGATGCCGAGGAATTAAAGCGAGCTTATCGGCGTCTAGCCCGTAAATATCACCCCGACGTCAATAAAGAGGCAGGCGCTGAGGAAACCTTTAAGGAAATCAACCGCGCCTACGAGGTATTGTCGGATCCCCAAGCCCGCGCCAACTACGATCGCTTTGGGGAGGCCGGAGTGACTGGAGCAGCTGGCTTCAGTGACTTTGGCGTTGGCGATATGGGAGGCTTTGCCGATATTTTTGAAACCTTCTTTGGCGGCTTTGGCACAGGGGTCGGTACAACGGGTCGTCGCCGTCCGGGGCCAACCCGTGGCGATGACCTGCGCTACGACTTGAGGTTGGACTTTCGAGAAGCTATTTTTGGTGGCGAAAAAGAAATTCGCGTCAATCATCTAGAAACCTGTCAAGCCTGCAAAGGCAGTGGTGCCAAGCCTGGCACTCGCCCTGTTACCTGTAGTACTTGTAACGGTGTGGGTCAAGTTCGACGCTCAACCCGCACCCCCTTTGGGAGTTTCACCCAGTTGAGCACCTGTCCCACCTGTGGGGGGTCTGGCTCGATGGTGGAAGATCGGTGCGAGGCCTGTGGTGGCCAAGGACATATTCAAGTCAGTAAAAAGTTAAAGATTACAATTCCAGCAGGGGTTGATACCGGTACGCGGTTGCGGGTGTCGGGGGAAGGGGATGCTGGTCAACGCGGTGGGCCTGCAGGGGATCTGTACGTTTACTTGTTTGTAGAGCCTGATCCCGAGTTTCAACGAGATGGCAACAACATTCTTTCACGGCTTAAAATTAGCTACTTGCAAGCGATTCTAGGGTGTCGGGTCATGGTTAGCACTGTGGATGGTGAGGCAGAGCTAACCATTCCAGCCGGAACCCAACCAGGAACAGTGCTTACCTTGGAAGGTCATGGGGTACCACGGGTGGGTAATCCGGTGGCGCGGGGCGATCACTTAATTACAATTGAGGTGGAAATTCCTACCCGTATTAGCCATGAGGAACGAGAACTTCTAGAAAAATTAGCGAAGATTCGTGGTGAGCGCCTTGGGAAAGGCGGCCTTGAAAACTTTTTAGGGGGTCTCTTTGGCGGCTAG
- a CDS encoding GNAT family N-acetyltransferase codes for MAKAELAANLTIQWVNAIAKVPQEQWDALALPLKTPFFEWEWLHQIEASGSATPQTGWLPHHLLVWQETPQKNRELVAAAPLYIKGHSQGEFVFDHQWADLAERLGVRYYPKLLGMAPFTPAEGYRFLMAAEADVAFLTKVMLHEIDRLCAHHRLSGCHFLYVDPQWMPYATAYGYQPWLHHSYIWHNHNYQTFADYLAAFNANQRRNIKRERKAVAQAELTFRVHHGNDVTGRLLRQMYDFYADTCDKFGWWGSKYLTRDFFEALSDRYQHRLVLFAAYPSQGGHQPTAMSFCVTKGDQLYGRYWGTRQDIDCLHFSTCYYEPIEWAIANGIQRFDPGAGGSHKKRRGFPATPNYSLHRFYEPRLAQIFDHYLDHMNAAEQDRIEAINSELPMKQR; via the coding sequence ATGGCTAAGGCGGAACTGGCTGCTAACTTAACGATTCAGTGGGTCAATGCCATTGCAAAGGTGCCCCAAGAGCAATGGGATGCCCTTGCGTTGCCTCTCAAGACCCCTTTTTTTGAGTGGGAGTGGCTCCATCAAATTGAGGCATCCGGCAGCGCAACACCCCAAACGGGGTGGTTACCGCACCATTTACTGGTGTGGCAAGAGACACCCCAAAAGAATCGTGAATTAGTAGCGGCAGCGCCCCTCTACATCAAAGGCCATAGTCAAGGGGAGTTTGTTTTTGATCATCAGTGGGCCGACCTAGCGGAACGGCTGGGGGTGCGTTACTATCCGAAGCTGTTGGGTATGGCACCCTTCACCCCCGCAGAAGGCTATCGTTTTTTGATGGCTGCCGAGGCGGATGTGGCCTTCCTTACGAAGGTGATGCTCCACGAAATCGATCGCCTTTGTGCCCATCATCGTCTGTCTGGTTGCCATTTTCTCTACGTGGATCCGCAGTGGATGCCCTACGCCACAGCCTATGGCTATCAGCCATGGCTACACCACAGTTACATCTGGCACAATCACAACTACCAGACGTTTGCGGACTACTTAGCGGCTTTTAATGCCAACCAACGCCGTAATATCAAGCGGGAGCGCAAGGCCGTTGCCCAAGCGGAACTGACCTTTCGGGTCCACCATGGCAATGACGTTACTGGGCGGCTGTTGCGGCAAATGTACGATTTCTATGCCGATACCTGCGACAAATTTGGCTGGTGGGGCAGCAAGTATCTCACCCGAGATTTTTTTGAAGCCCTCAGCGATCGCTATCAGCACCGCCTAGTGTTGTTTGCCGCCTACCCAAGCCAAGGAGGCCACCAGCCTACGGCCATGTCCTTTTGTGTCACCAAGGGAGATCAGCTTTACGGTCGCTACTGGGGCACACGGCAAGATATTGACTGCTTGCACTTTAGTACCTGCTACTACGAACCGATTGAGTGGGCGATCGCCAACGGTATCCAGCGGTTTGATCCCGGCGCTGGCGGCAGCCACAAGAAACGCCGCGGCTTTCCGGCAACGCCCAACTACAGCCTCCATCGATTTTATGAGCCGCGCCTTGCCCAGATCTTTGATCACTACCTTGACCACATGAATGCCGCAGAGCAAGACCGCATTGAAGCCATCAATAGCGAATTACCAATGAAACAACGTTGA
- a CDS encoding Ycf66 family protein, translating into MLTNLLAWSLAIASLGLYLSGFFLPELYRKFDLAASGAGLFFALTLWIYGDRVNGGLLLGTTAGVALILWFGWQTFQYRWQLTHPSDRTDTQKAKALWQRIQTLLPEGTLTQIKDRVQRLFSGAVAKDKDKGIAAAPPTAPSSEPLMDTSSDMKEDLWSESQASSTLPTNVETVSPTADAPAESTVEDSPSTAATAAPPSEPEQPPATPDPERAELADAPENTPVSTPVTDESAGLADLEVEETPASAVDLINDIPDNSDEETPTTSIENPEHLSFPTDSSSSHEGESWPPPGTSV; encoded by the coding sequence ATGCTAACAAATCTACTGGCTTGGAGTCTGGCGATCGCCAGTTTAGGCTTGTACTTATCCGGGTTCTTTTTGCCAGAGTTGTACCGTAAGTTTGATTTGGCAGCCAGTGGTGCCGGTCTCTTTTTTGCCTTGACCTTGTGGATCTACGGCGATCGTGTCAATGGTGGTTTACTTTTGGGTACTACCGCAGGGGTTGCCCTAATTCTCTGGTTTGGTTGGCAAACCTTTCAGTACCGCTGGCAACTGACCCACCCTAGCGATCGCACCGATACCCAAAAGGCAAAAGCGCTCTGGCAACGCATTCAAACATTGCTTCCAGAAGGTACGCTAACCCAGATCAAAGACCGTGTCCAACGTCTATTCAGTGGTGCCGTAGCAAAGGACAAAGACAAAGGGATAGCCGCTGCACCACCTACTGCTCCCAGCTCAGAGCCGCTGATGGATACAAGTTCTGATATGAAGGAGGACTTGTGGAGCGAAAGCCAAGCCAGCAGCACCTTACCCACGAATGTTGAGACAGTGTCCCCAACCGCAGACGCACCAGCAGAGTCAACTGTTGAAGACTCACCATCCACAGCAGCAACAGCCGCACCACCCAGTGAGCCAGAACAGCCACCGGCCACCCCAGACCCAGAGCGTGCAGAGCTAGCGGATGCTCCGGAGAACACGCCAGTATCAACCCCCGTCACTGACGAGTCTGCGGGTTTAGCGGATTTAGAGGTAGAGGAAACCCCTGCATCAGCGGTAGATCTCATCAATGACATTCCCGACAACAGCGACGAAGAAACCCCCACCACAAGCATTGAAAATCCAGAGCACTTGTCATTTCCCACGGATAGCTCTAGTTCACATGAAGGTGAGTCATGGCCTCCTCCGGGCACTAGCGTATAA